One Cloacibacillus sp. genomic window carries:
- a CDS encoding ASKHA domain-containing protein, translated as MQNSSGSVRFCEQNMNVELCGEKDLHALACRAGVDISHPCGGKGICGKCRMAVGGTSQPYTETEMRILTADERKNNIRLACQIKPEAGMTVALVDRADESMQILHGLGCGTEMVVEAAFSHANLGVALDIGTTTLVAYLIDTVRAAVLAVTSAVNPQTMYGDDVISRISYIVDNPEGLVVLNKKLIHTVNDMIRNLLEKNGAQPVNLSQIIVSGNTTMEHIFAAVDPQSIGRAPFRPPFISLNEIKASSVGLNVVPNAKVSFIPNISGFVGGDITSGIFYSGMVESEKLSLLIDIGTNNEMALGNSSYLLCCSAAAGPALEGAKISQGMRASSGAIDTVAIINEEVDCTIIGNRPPKGICGSGLVDAIALMINEKIIETNGKFASLSQGSLYHRMDRRNKRFLLTNTTDPIYITQKDIREIQLAKSAIATGIEIMLQEAGKDLKEVEKIYMAGAFGNYINIHNAQTVGMLPMISDKKIHPIGNSSGLGAMKLLCYPQGLKRCCEISEMATHIELATHKSFQELFVKNMLF; from the coding sequence TTGCAGAACTCTTCAGGCAGCGTCCGTTTTTGCGAACAAAACATGAATGTGGAGCTCTGCGGCGAAAAGGATCTTCATGCACTCGCATGCAGGGCGGGTGTGGATATATCACACCCATGCGGCGGCAAAGGCATCTGCGGAAAATGCAGGATGGCTGTAGGTGGTACATCCCAACCTTATACCGAAACTGAAATGAGGATTCTGACAGCCGATGAGAGAAAAAATAATATTCGCCTTGCATGTCAGATAAAACCAGAAGCCGGGATGACTGTAGCGTTGGTTGATAGAGCGGATGAGTCCATGCAGATACTCCACGGGTTAGGCTGCGGAACGGAGATGGTTGTGGAGGCAGCGTTCTCCCACGCTAATCTTGGCGTTGCGCTTGATATTGGCACTACCACACTTGTAGCCTACCTCATAGATACAGTGCGCGCTGCTGTTCTTGCGGTAACTTCCGCGGTGAATCCTCAAACAATGTATGGCGATGATGTAATATCAAGAATAAGTTACATAGTTGACAATCCAGAAGGCCTTGTTGTCCTTAATAAGAAACTAATACATACTGTTAATGACATGATAAGGAATCTGCTGGAAAAGAACGGCGCCCAACCTGTAAATCTGTCTCAAATCATAGTTTCTGGCAATACAACCATGGAGCATATCTTTGCCGCCGTGGACCCCCAAAGCATAGGTAGAGCGCCATTTCGCCCACCTTTTATCAGCCTCAACGAGATAAAGGCGTCTAGCGTTGGACTGAACGTCGTCCCGAATGCTAAAGTCAGTTTTATTCCTAACATATCCGGGTTTGTAGGCGGTGACATAACGTCTGGGATCTTCTATTCTGGCATGGTGGAAAGCGAGAAGCTGTCTTTGTTGATAGACATAGGTACCAATAATGAAATGGCGCTTGGCAACAGCTCCTATTTATTGTGTTGCTCGGCGGCGGCAGGGCCGGCCCTTGAAGGGGCTAAGATCTCTCAGGGAATGCGTGCTTCGTCCGGTGCAATAGATACTGTGGCAATTATCAACGAAGAGGTGGATTGTACTATAATAGGCAACAGGCCCCCGAAGGGAATATGTGGCTCTGGCCTTGTTGACGCTATCGCTTTGATGATAAATGAAAAAATAATCGAAACAAATGGTAAGTTCGCTTCATTATCTCAAGGGTCTTTATATCATAGGATGGATAGAAGGAACAAGAGATTCCTGCTGACAAATACCACGGATCCAATTTATATAACTCAGAAGGATATTCGTGAGATACAGCTTGCCAAGAGCGCAATAGCTACGGGGATAGAAATCATGCTGCAGGAGGCGGGAAAAGATCTAAAAGAAGTTGAAAAAATATATATGGCTGGCGCCTTTGGTAATTATATTAATATTCACAATGCGCAAACTGTCGGGATGCTGCCAATGATATCGGATAAGAAAATTCATCCAATAGGTAACAGCTCCGGATTGGGCGCCATGAAACTTCTATGTTACCCGCAAGGATTAAAACGCTGTTGCGAGATCAGCGAAATGGCGACGCATATAGAACTGGCCACGCATAAAAGTTTTCAGGAATTGTTTGTAAAAAACATGCTGTTCTGA